The Xenorhabdus poinarii G6 nucleotide sequence CAGCTCTTGGCTCATATCGACGTTTGATGATTCCAGTGCACCGCTGTACAACTTACCTAAATTGCCTGAACCTGCGAGACCTATAACCGGGCTACCAGAAGCACCGGATTCTGTCCAAGTATTATCACCTTGTGCAACCAAGCCTTCAGGATTAGAGAAGTTTGCCAGTACAACCTGACCCAGGGCCAGTGTCTGACTGTTAGAATAAATGCCGTAAATTTTGCCATCATTATCGACACGATACTTGGTGAAATGACCAGTCCCATAACCATCTTGTTTTGGCGGAGAGATAGCGCTTTGAGCAATATTCTGCTGTTTGCTACCATTGAGTTCAATATTGATTGTCGCAGGGTCTGAGCCATTTAAAGCGGGTACATTAAATTTAAATGGTAGAATATTTGCCATTTGACCACTGGAACTGAAAGTTATCTCGCCCAATTCCTCAGGTGTCGCACCCGCAACAGACCTATCCAGCGCATGAGCTTTCCATTTGTTATTGTCTGTTTTAACAAAAAACACATTGATATCATGCTGATTCCCCAAGCTATCAAATACCTGAAGCGGAGCACTAAAGTTAAATGTCTCTTTCTTCTCTGGATTAAATGCTGCGGTGATAGCTGTCTCCATTGAATTCAGATTAGCTTTCAGTTTGATTTCCGTCGTTGCTTTTGCATCCAACATATCGGTTGGAATCGAAATCGGCCCGACTGATCCGCCCTGCTGAATTTCACCGTTCACTGCCGGATAACCTGTCAGCTTCATATTCTGCATATTGATCAGGTTACGATCTGCATCCATCTGGAACTGACCGTTACGGGAATAGGCGATATTGCCGTTGGAATCCTGCATGCGGAAAAAACCGCCTTGCGTGATAGCGATGTCCAATTGGCGGTTAGTTGTAGTCGTTGAGCCATCTTTAAAGTTATTAACCAGACCAGAAACCTTAACACCCAAGCCCACATCTGACCCACTGAAAACGTCCGCAAAAGCAACTGAACTGGATTTAAAACCAAATGTCGCTGAGTTAGCAATGTTATTACCGATAACATCTAAGTTGCTCGCTGCGGCATTCAAGCCACTGACTGCTTGTGAAAAAGACATATGTCCTCCGTTTAATTAAAGAATCTGACGAACTTGATCCATGGTTACCGTGCCCGCCAGCCCTAAATCTAATTTAGTGCCATCCTCACCCCGCGTAACACCCTCCACCACGGCATAAACCAGCGGAACTGTCACGATAGCTTGATTCTGATAACTTGCGGAAACCGTGAAATAATAGGCACCGTCTGCCACGTCTTTGCCATCTGTGTCTTTGCCATCCCATTTGAAACTCTGGACTCCCGGATTAAACTGACCAAGATCCAGTTCCCGCACGACCATGCCACTCTTATCTTTGACGGTAACTTTCACTTGATCGGCGGGTCGGGTCAATTCAAAGCCAAATGACGTGATACTGATCGCTTTTTCTTCGTTAGTGCCCACTAAAATTTTATCGCCGGGGATCATGACACCGTGGTTAATCAGCAAGGTTGTCTGCATGGCTTGATTGTGCTCCATCTGCCCGACAACCGTGCCCAGTGTTTTATTGAGTTTTTCAATCCCTTCAACGGTACTAATCTGGGCAATTTGCGAGGTTAACTCATTGTTTTGCATTGGATTGGTGGGATCTTGATTCTTCAGTTGGGCGACCAATATATTCAGAAAGTTACCTTTAATATCGTCACTGCTTTGGGGCTTCATTTTCGTTGCGGAAGCAAGCTCGCCTACCGTGGTATTATCCAACGATTCATTGATTGAAGTGGTCACTGCCATAATGAAATTCCTGCTACTGACCCAGCGTCAGCGTTTTTAACATAATGGACTTCGTTGTATTCAATACTTCAACGTTCGCCTGATAACTGCGTGAAGCAGAGATGGTGTTGACCATTTCCCCGACAACATCCACATTCGGCATACGCACATACCCTTTTTCATCGGCTAAGGGATTACCCGGCTGATATTCAAGACGGAAAGGGGTAGGGTCATCGACCACTTCGCTGACACGAACGCCGCCAATTTCCTGCCCTGCGGGGGCAGCAACACGGAAAACCACTTGCTTGGCGCGGTAAGGTTCTCCATCCGGCCCGACAAGGCTATCGGCATTCGCCATATTGCTGGCGCTGACGTTCAGTCGCTGTGACTGAGCAGAAAGCGCAGAGCTGGCAATATCAAAAATACTGAGTAGAGACATTTCCGTTATCCTTGTGACTGTAGAACCGACATCATGCTTTTGATCTGCGTATTCGTCATCGTCAGTTCGGCCTGGTACTTCAAGCTGTTATCTGCAAAATTGCTGCGTTCTATATCCATGTCAACGGTGTTTCCATCCATCGCAGTCTGATACGGCACCCGATACAGCAAATCCACTTCCAGACGTTTCTGAGGCTGGACAGGAATATGCCGATCAGAAGTCAGAGTTAGCCCAATTCCATTTCCCGTTACACGACCCTGTGCCATGACTTTTTTCAGTTGAGCCGCAAAATCGATATCTCGCGCCTGATAACCAGGGGTATCCGCATTGGCAATGTTAGCAGACAAAATTTCCTGTCGCTGGTTGCGGAGTGCCAGTGCTTCTTGTCGAAATTGAAAAGCGGCATCTAATTTATCGAGCATATTCCTCCCTCGAATTTGTTCATGAAATTGGCTGGGTATAAGCTCCAGGCAGCTAACAGAATAAACGCAGAAAAAAAAGGTGATTCGAAGAATAGAAACAAATTGAATTGCTATTTATCCCATTAACGAATAATCAATCGCGCTAGACTATTCACATCCAATAGGTGCTGACTATTTTTTGAAATCATGCTTTGCTGACCGGAGTAAGGAAGTAACATGCCGACGTTAAAATTTATCGGGTTATTGGCTTTTTTCCTTAATCTCTTCTTTAGCAGTTCTCTGGCATGGGGGAACCCATTACCGCCATTGATCACCGACTATTTCAAGCAAATCCATCACGCCGCGGAGCATAAAGTCTTCGTGGAAATCAAAACACCAGAACGACAATGGCCGACGTGTGAATTGCCCGAAATACAACCCTTAATGGGTAACAAAAATTGGGGTAATCTTTCTGTCCCTGTCACTTGCGGTCAACAACGCCGTTTTATTCAGGTTTACGTGAATGTTATCGGTCCTTACCTGGTTTCTAAACGCGCTATTCACCGTCATTCGCTGCTGACAGAACAAGATATTCAAGTAAAAACCGGGGCGTTAGATAAATTGCCAAACAACCTCATCCGTAACAGACAGGCCATACAAAATGGCATTGCGGTTCGCAATATCTCTGCCGGACAATTCATCACACGCAACCTGATCCGACGACCATGGGTGATTACCGCGGGACAAAAAGTGGTCGTCACCGTTGATGGACACCATTTTCAGGTTCATTATGAAGGAAAAGCGATCAACAACGCCGCCAGTTTTGATAATATCCGTGTCCGTCTGAATTCCGGGCAAGTTATTACTGGTGAAGCCCAAGAAAACGGCAGTGTAAAAATGGTGTTATAGATGGCTAAAGTTTTATGCCTGTACGCCGATATAACAAACAGACCATGATTTACAGGCATGCCAGCAGTAATCGCCTGCTACCCAAGACTAATAAACAATGCCTGATTAAAGGATTACGATTATGAGTATTGAACGCACTCAACCTCTACTGGCTATTGCCGCGTTACAACAACGCAATGCCAATGAAGGTGCTCAAAGCACTCGCAGGACTGTAGCGGTCGCTGAAAAAAGCGCGGATACACAAGTCAAGCTGAGCGAAGCGCAGAAAAAGCTCGTTCAGCCAAGCAGTCAGGATATTAATATCCAGAAAATACAACAATTAAGAGAAGCCATTGCAAAGGGAACCCTGACGATGGACAGCGGTAAAATTGCTGATGCCCTATTCAGGGAGGCCCTTGAAAACATGGAATATGATAAATAAACCATTAAAATCATAAAGAGCCATAGATGAAAGAACTTCAATTCGTACTGGAACAACAAAGTGCGCACTTAAATTCGCTTTCGCAAACGATGGCAGAAGAGCAGCGCATATTAAGCGGCGGCGTTATAGAAGCGAACCATTTAAATACACGTGACGGAAAAAAAACGTTTCTGCTTTCAGCCCTGGATCACGCAGAAAGAAAACGCCTGCAATTAAATGAAACGCTAAAAATAAATACACCCTATGCTGACCATAAAAGACTGGCGGTATTATGGGAGCAAGTTAGTCAGTCTATTGAGCGTATCCGTGATTTAAATTCACATAACGGACTTTTACTGGATCAGCATATTGAATTGAACAGTAAAGCCATTGCTTTTCTAAAAAGTCACCACAGCCCTTCTCTTTATGGTGCAGACGGCCAGGCCCGTCATCATTCAGCGCTATCAGGCCACAAAATCAGCGTTTGAATATTCACTTACTGCTTAAGCAGCGATCTTTACAGACCTCTTGGTTTATCCATGATGATAAGGGGTCTGTTTCTGGGTATTGATATTTCTCTCACCCTGATAAAAATAAACCAAACGGCTACGTAGGCATGGAAATAGGTAACATCAAGACAAAAAACTGACGAAAATGTCACGCTTATTTACGCGTTGGATAAACAATGGTCTTTTATCGGCAACCAAAAACAACCCTACAGTCTTTGATATTCTTTTGATACAAAAAGAAAACGAATCATCATTCATGTAAAAATGCTTCCCTTTAATTCTTCATATCTGCTTAATTGATAAATCCTATCAATATATTGTTGATCGATCGTTAATGCCGATAATCTTATTGATCTTTTTTGATTCATAAGGTAAATTTTTTTCTGCGCACAGAAAACTGTGTCCGAAATTTTTTTGGTATAACGCTTTATTATCTTGCGTTATATATAATAAGTAGTTTTATATTATGATTATTATGGATATGTAAATGATTGTTATGGATATGCAAATAAAAAATATTTTGGTTTCATCTTTTATTGCTGCAATATTGGTTTCAGTAAGTAGTATTTCTTATGCGGTCTCTTCGCCAACAACGGGGACAGTAGAATTCTCAGGGAGAATTATAGAATCCACCTGCACTGTTAATAGTTCTGGCAACACGGTGGACATGGGGACATATCTCAAAAGCGAGATACAAAAATCGGGAGATCAACTGGCAGGAAGCAAAAGAGATTTTAAAATCAAATTAACCGGGTGCCCTGTTGATAACTCTTCCCCTATTATGATGGACGTGACATTTTCCGGGAGTAGTAAGGATGCCAGGAATCAAAAGTTATTGGCATTAGATACATCTTCAAGTTCAAAAGGGATTGGGATCGGTATTTATGACAAAAGTGATGTACCGATAGATTTATCTTCCAAGTACTCATTCCCTGATGCAATTACATCATCTGATATAGAAATCCCTTTAAAAGCGGCTTATGTATCTAATGGCGAAACAGCTCAGGCCGGAACGGCCAATGCCACACTGAGTTTTGAGATAAATTACAAATAAAAATTAATTAGTTATAAATATTTGTGCCGCAGAGATATATTTATGTCTGCGGCCAGGCACTATTAACATCATAAATAGTCATGTAATAATGAAAGATAAAATAAAAAAGATATTTACATCACATATGTTAACAAAAAAAACAATACTGATATTTTTATTGTTTTTTATATTTCCGTCCTGGGCGGGTGTAACTATTGGTGGAACCCGTGTGATTTATCAGGGAAATAAAAAAGAAACTTCAATTTCAGTGAAAAACTCTGACGAAAACCGGCCTTATTTGATTCAGTCTTTTATCAGCACGGATTCGAAAGGAGAAAAAGCCCCTTTTATTGTGACGCCGCCACTATTTCGCCTGGATGCTGGCAAAGAAAATATTCTTCGTATTGTTCGTATCGGCGGTCATTTACCTGAGGATAGGGAATCAGTTTTTTACCTTAATGTGAAGTCTATTCCTTCCGTACAAGAAAACGAACAGAATACTTTATTGATTGCGGTGAAAACCCGAATCAAATTGTTTTATCGGCCTGAAGGTATTGAAGGGGATTCTGAAGAAGCTTATAAGACGCTGACATTTCGTCGCATCGGTCACCAACTTGAGGTCAGAAACCCCAGTCATTATTATGTAACCATCGGGCAGCTCAAAGTGGCCGGGCAAGTCCTGACAGGTACTGACATGATCCCGCCACAGGGTGTAGCGTATTTTGTCCTGCCATCTGCATCATCAGGTTTAATCAGCTGGAATAGCATTAACAGTCATGGTGGCGTAAGCAAAGAAGTTGTTAAAAATCTGCCTTAAAAAGAAAATAAAAAATTAAGCATTAAGGACAAAAAATCATATTTATTAAATATAGAATGAGTAGTGGTACAATTATGCCAACATATTTTATTTCAATCTTTATTTTATGTTTCTCCGTATTGTTATCATTACCCGTTACAGCCAAAAATTATTTCCGGTTATCTGCATTAGAATTAGATGATACTCAATCAGCGATTGATTTAAGCGTATTTTCACTCCCCGGCGGTCAATTACCGGGTCAGTATCAGGTGGACATATTTCTTAATGGGAAAGAGAAAGAGACAAAAAAGATTAATTTTATTAAACGTAAAAATGGGAAACTGTTTCCACAACTAACGGTCAATAATTTAAAACAGTTTGGCGTAAAAATGTCAGCTTTCCCTGCGCTGATGAAACTCTCTCCTGAACAAGTTATTGATGATATTAGCGAATATATTTCACAGGCTTCGACTTCATTTGATTTCTATAAACAACGTCTGGATATCAGTATTCCACAAGCAGCTTTGGATACTCAAGCCAGAGATACTGTGGCATCACATTTATGGCAACATGGAGAGACAGCCTTTTTAATGAGCTATAATTTTAGTGGTTCGGAGAATGATAGTAATCATACCAAAAATCAAAATTATTTTTTAAATTTACAAAGCGGAATAAATATCGGTGCCTGGCGTATAAGGAATCAATCCGTTTATGACGATGGTTCTGAGAAAAACAAAGATGAGAATCGTTTTTCATCCATTAACAGCGACATTCAACGGGACATTCCAGCACTGAAAAGCCGACTAATCCTTGGCGAAACCTTTACTAACGGAGATATATTTGAAAGCGTACCGTTTATCGGTGCTTCTATGACATCCGATAACTTGATGTTGCCCAGCAGCCAGCGTGGATTTGCGCCAATTATCCGTGGTATTGCCCAAACCAATGCGCGCGTAACGATTCGCCAAAATAATTACGTCATCTATGAAAGCTATGTTCCGCCGGGACCTTTTGTCATTACGGATCTCTATTCAATCTCCGGCTCCGGTGATTTGGCTGTCACGATCACTGAAAAGGACGGGCGGCAGCGTAAATTTGTGCAACCATTTTCATCAGTGCCAATGATGCAGCGAGAAGGACAATTAAAATATCAGCTTACCCTTGGGCGTTACCGTTATTACCATGCTAACGCTGATAAACCTTATTTTAGCGAAGCGACTTTTATCTATGGGCTCTCCAATCGGTTAAGTCTGCTCTCTGGTATTCAGATAGCAGAAAACTACCGGGCGTTTAACGCTGGTCTGGGGATGGGTTTAGGTCGTTTTGGGGCGATTTCTCTGGATATGACACAAGCAGATGCCTGGTTGCAGGGAAATGAACATCGACAAGGGCAGTCATATCGAATTCAATATACGAAATCTATTGAGGCAACGGGGACATCCCTGACTTTCGCCGGGTATCGCTATTCCACACCAGAATACTATTCATTTGCAGAGATGAATGAATATTCAGTAAGAAAAGAAACCCGCTATGCGCAAAATAAGCGTAGCCAGTTGCAGCTAACCCTGAACCAGGGAATGGGGGATTTTGGCAGTCTGTATGTCTCTGCCTATCAGCAGGATTACTGGGGGAAAAAAGGCACCGACCAGTCATTATCTGCGGGTTATAACATTAACCTTGCCGGGATCAGCTATGGACTGAATCTTTCCTATAGTGCCAATCATGAATCCATTAAGAGTAAGGATATGCAGGCATCGTTTAACCTCTCTATTCCACTGGATAAGTGGTTGTCTAATGGCTGGGTCAGTTACAGCATGAATAGAAATGGCCACAGTCGAAGAAGCCAACAATTGATGATTAGAGGCAGCGCATTGGACGATCATGCCTTGTCATATAGTATCCACGGAGAACACAGCAATAATATAGAAGGGACGAGCGGCGGGGCCTCGCTGGAATATCGCCATTCTTCTGGTCGTGTGAATCTGGGCTATAGCTACAGCGAAAAGAGCCGATCGCTTAACTATGGGTTGTCTGGCGGTCTTGTTGCCCATCAAGATGGCATTACATTTTCCCAATCATTGGGTGAGACCGTGGCACTGGTTAAAGCGGCGGGGGCAGCAGAAACAAAAATTTTGAATCACAGTGGGATTAAAACGGATTCACGTGGCTATGCCGTCATCCCATCGGTTGAACCCTATACTTACAACCGGGTTGCCCTGGATACTGAAATGTTGGCTGATGGCGTTGACCTTGACAACGCAGTGCAACACATTGTACCGACTCGCGGTGCCGTAGTTGCTGCCGATTTTCGCGTCCGTCAGGGACACCGGATATTGGTGACATTACGTTACAACGGCAAACCCGTACCTTTTGGTGCCAGCGCAACGTTAATAAACAGTGACAGTAGCGGGATTGTTGGTAATGACGGTGAGCTGTATTTGAATGCTGTCCCTGAGCAGGCAGAAATAAAAGTACAGTGGGGAAAAAATAAAGGTCAACAATGTGATGCAAAAACAGATTTATCAATGCTGACCGAAAAGACCGGCGTATTACAGCTGGCGGCTGACTGCCGCAGATAAAAGGAATTTATGATGTTTAATTTTGAATGTAATAATCACTTGCAGATTAAAGTTAGTCACTTTTTATTGGTCTTATTCATTGTCATTATCGCGAGTAGTTATGCAACACAGGTGACAGCGGCAAACTCAGTATGTACAGCCAATAATAAGATTCAGACAGTCACATTTGGTGATATTTCTGTTGACTCTAATAAAA carries:
- the flgE gene encoding flagellar hook protein FlgE encodes the protein MSFSQAVSGLNAAASNLDVIGNNIANSATFGFKSSSVAFADVFSGSDVGLGVKVSGLVNNFKDGSTTTTNRQLDIAITQGGFFRMQDSNGNIAYSRNGQFQMDADRNLINMQNMKLTGYPAVNGEIQQGGSVGPISIPTDMLDAKATTEIKLKANLNSMETAITAAFNPEKKETFNFSAPLQVFDSLGNQHDINVFFVKTDNNKWKAHALDRSVAGATPEELGEITFSSSGQMANILPFKFNVPALNGSDPATINIELNGSKQQNIAQSAISPPKQDGYGTGHFTKYRVDNDGKIYGIYSNSQTLALGQVVLANFSNPEGLVAQGDNTWTESGASGSPVIGLAGSGNLGKLYSGALESSNVDMSQELVSMIVAQRNYQSNAQTIKTQDQILQTLVSMR
- a CDS encoding flagellar hook assembly protein FlgD; protein product: MAVTTSINESLDNTTVGELASATKMKPQSSDDIKGNFLNILVAQLKNQDPTNPMQNNELTSQIAQISTVEGIEKLNKTLGTVVGQMEHNQAMQTTLLINHGVMIPGDKILVGTNEEKAISITSFGFELTRPADQVKVTVKDKSGMVVRELDLGQFNPGVQSFKWDGKDTDGKDVADGAYYFTVSASYQNQAIVTVPLVYAVVEGVTRGEDGTKLDLGLAGTVTMDQVRQIL
- the flgC gene encoding flagellar basal body rod protein FlgC, with product MSLLSIFDIASSALSAQSQRLNVSASNMANADSLVGPDGEPYRAKQVVFRVAAPAGQEIGGVRVSEVVDDPTPFRLEYQPGNPLADEKGYVRMPNVDVVGEMVNTISASRSYQANVEVLNTTKSIMLKTLTLGQ
- the flgB gene encoding flagellar basal body rod protein FlgB, producing the protein MLDKLDAAFQFRQEALALRNQRQEILSANIANADTPGYQARDIDFAAQLKKVMAQGRVTGNGIGLTLTSDRHIPVQPQKRLEVDLLYRVPYQTAMDGNTVDMDIERSNFADNSLKYQAELTMTNTQIKSMMSVLQSQG
- the flgA gene encoding flagellar basal body P-ring formation chaperone FlgA, with the translated sequence MPTLKFIGLLAFFLNLFFSSSLAWGNPLPPLITDYFKQIHHAAEHKVFVEIKTPERQWPTCELPEIQPLMGNKNWGNLSVPVTCGQQRRFIQVYVNVIGPYLVSKRAIHRHSLLTEQDIQVKTGALDKLPNNLIRNRQAIQNGIAVRNISAGQFITRNLIRRPWVITAGQKVVVTVDGHHFQVHYEGKAINNAASFDNIRVRLNSGQVITGEAQENGSVKMVL
- the flgM gene encoding flagellar biosynthesis anti-sigma factor FlgM is translated as MSIERTQPLLAIAALQQRNANEGAQSTRRTVAVAEKSADTQVKLSEAQKKLVQPSSQDINIQKIQQLREAIAKGTLTMDSGKIADALFREALENMEYDK
- a CDS encoding flagella synthesis protein FlgN, with the protein product MKELQFVLEQQSAHLNSLSQTMAEEQRILSGGVIEANHLNTRDGKKTFLLSALDHAERKRLQLNETLKINTPYADHKRLAVLWEQVSQSIERIRDLNSHNGLLLDQHIELNSKAIAFLKSHHSPSLYGADGQARHHSALSGHKISV
- a CDS encoding fimbrial protein, which gives rise to MIVMDMQIKNILVSSFIAAILVSVSSISYAVSSPTTGTVEFSGRIIESTCTVNSSGNTVDMGTYLKSEIQKSGDQLAGSKRDFKIKLTGCPVDNSSPIMMDVTFSGSSKDARNQKLLALDTSSSSKGIGIGIYDKSDVPIDLSSKYSFPDAITSSDIEIPLKAAYVSNGETAQAGTANATLSFEINYK
- a CDS encoding fimbrial biogenesis chaperone yields the protein MLTKKTILIFLLFFIFPSWAGVTIGGTRVIYQGNKKETSISVKNSDENRPYLIQSFISTDSKGEKAPFIVTPPLFRLDAGKENILRIVRIGGHLPEDRESVFYLNVKSIPSVQENEQNTLLIAVKTRIKLFYRPEGIEGDSEEAYKTLTFRRIGHQLEVRNPSHYYVTIGQLKVAGQVLTGTDMIPPQGVAYFVLPSASSGLISWNSINSHGGVSKEVVKNLP
- a CDS encoding fimbria/pilus outer membrane usher protein, yielding MPTYFISIFILCFSVLLSLPVTAKNYFRLSALELDDTQSAIDLSVFSLPGGQLPGQYQVDIFLNGKEKETKKINFIKRKNGKLFPQLTVNNLKQFGVKMSAFPALMKLSPEQVIDDISEYISQASTSFDFYKQRLDISIPQAALDTQARDTVASHLWQHGETAFLMSYNFSGSENDSNHTKNQNYFLNLQSGINIGAWRIRNQSVYDDGSEKNKDENRFSSINSDIQRDIPALKSRLILGETFTNGDIFESVPFIGASMTSDNLMLPSSQRGFAPIIRGIAQTNARVTIRQNNYVIYESYVPPGPFVITDLYSISGSGDLAVTITEKDGRQRKFVQPFSSVPMMQREGQLKYQLTLGRYRYYHANADKPYFSEATFIYGLSNRLSLLSGIQIAENYRAFNAGLGMGLGRFGAISLDMTQADAWLQGNEHRQGQSYRIQYTKSIEATGTSLTFAGYRYSTPEYYSFAEMNEYSVRKETRYAQNKRSQLQLTLNQGMGDFGSLYVSAYQQDYWGKKGTDQSLSAGYNINLAGISYGLNLSYSANHESIKSKDMQASFNLSIPLDKWLSNGWVSYSMNRNGHSRRSQQLMIRGSALDDHALSYSIHGEHSNNIEGTSGGASLEYRHSSGRVNLGYSYSEKSRSLNYGLSGGLVAHQDGITFSQSLGETVALVKAAGAAETKILNHSGIKTDSRGYAVIPSVEPYTYNRVALDTEMLADGVDLDNAVQHIVPTRGAVVAADFRVRQGHRILVTLRYNGKPVPFGASATLINSDSSGIVGNDGELYLNAVPEQAEIKVQWGKNKGQQCDAKTDLSMLTEKTGVLQLAADCRR